The genomic interval ACATAGCGATGTTCAGGACTTGGTTGATGTCTGGAGTTTATTCGGACGTTGCAGTGTTaattttaaattcagaaatgcGAATTTATTTGACACATGTCCAGAGGCACGATTCGGTCACAGGACAAATGTGCATGATTCAGTTAACCGTTGCTGGTTCAGAAGTAATTTTATCAAACAATATAGGCACGTTAAATATGAAATCAGAGATTTGCATAAAACAAATGCGGGTGGAGGGAGGCGAGATTCATTCCTTCACCATTGTTAATATCGATGATAATATTAATAGACTATATGATCTCCTTGATCAATGAAAGTACTGACGTAGCCATCACTGCAAGCCAAGCCGAAGACAAATGTAAGACTAGATCACAAAAAGGTGTGTATAggctgttattttaaaagaccCCAAGTGCTTGAACAGACACGCAGAATTCAGGTGAAAAGAATAACTTGCCttgaaaagtacatttttctattcaaaaataaatcagttgcAGTCACAAAGCTTATAAGAGAATCAAATATagtattgcattatttattcacttaactgacagaaacaataaaataatcccTTGTAAAAGTATGCAGCAGTGTCTCACAAAAGACTTCAACTGACAGACTTCAAATGTAAAAGTTACAAATACTTCAGTCTGTTACCACTTGGAGTTAGCCATATTGCCAGGGGAAACTTGGTGGTACACTTTCCATTGGTTCACCTGATGCAactgctcttctctcttctaCAAAATACTGGAAATCTATATTGCCGTTTATATTTCCATATTGCTGTCTATATTGCTGTCTattccagcatgcactgggtgagaggcaggaatacaccctggacaggctgccaatctatcacagggcataAGCATCTACAACATACCTGAATTTAAACAAGAGGTGCAATTTGATGAAAAAAGACTTGCTTGAAAAGCAAGGCATGCTTTTCACGGAGTTTCTAAACAAGGTCggttttgtatttacatttcagacTTACAGTTTATAAAACATGACAAATTGTACTGTTTGACCAATAATTTTACTTCTTTGTTTTGCAGATTGGTTATTCGTTGTAAATAAGTAGTCATAGACAAAGTCTCAGTTGAAGGCTATAACTGAACTGCCACTCAAAAAAGGAATCAGTTTGATCTGTTCTTTGTGTTTGAACAAGCTATAATAAGAGAAGGGCATATAAATAGAGACACTTCCCTTCAATTAGCCAGCAATTGGAGGAAAGGTCAACATGTGTTTGAAAGAACTGGACACAGCTGGTCGGGGGAAGTTGCTGTCCTTTTGTGCAGCCTCCAGCTGGTAGCCTACAGAGGAGCTCTAATAACAGATTGGTCCTGATTACTGTGATGAGCCAAAATAGAGCAATGGCTGACCTAAATGCTAGATGAAATCTACTAGCTTTGTAGCAAAGTGAGAGGGGCATAGAGCTACACCACACAATGTTTTAACTTAGACTTTGCAcagaaatattgttttatttttacatttttttcaaaatgactttAAAAGATGTTATTGGTTATTCTACTTAAAGGTTGAGCAGAAGTAACTAAAAGACAACCCAGATGTTTTTGAATGGCCATCTTTTTTCATATAAAGAATGCATAGGCTTTTGTACAACACCCTTGAAGAACGCTGCATCTTGGTGTTTTTTGTATTGCTTGTATTACTTAACagtcaatcaaacaaacaatcaatcaTTGATTTAAATGTCAATGACCAAACAGTGCTGCTTAATAATAGATCCCATAATTTGtttgcaaatatatttaaagataCATTTGTCTATAGCAgcctgaaatatatttgattgcTTAGTGTGATAATTCCAGTTGACATTTTTGTGCAGCCCTCgctatttaatacatttactgtGGGTGTTTAATATCCAAACTATAGTGGACCACATTAATTTAGCTGAAGTATAGAACACTCATTCAGATTATCTCACTTGTGAAATTGTGTACTGATGCCTTCCCGTTTCTAAAACACATAAGCAGTTCCCCTattctatctatctgtctgtcagtcagtcagtcagtcagtcagtatgtctgtctgtctgtcacactACATTTCCATTCTGCACAATGTcccagtatctctctctctcttcatgccGAGCCCCCTTATGGCGCCgcggtgaaaaaaaaacagccgtcAAACGTCATTTCCTGTTCGACGGTGTGTTTCCTTCTTTCCGTTTCCAAGCGTTAGCTAAAAAGGCAGTACAGTAAAGGTAGGGAATTTGTCTGATGATCTATCTTTCATGTCAGAAATATTATTTGGAATTTATAACGTTGCACTTAATAAAAGATTTCATTCACTCTTCGAAAATATATATGTGCCTTTCTTTCTCACCACGTAACGTGGCGTAGATGGACGATTGTCATGTTAGCGTCAGGAAGCTAGCCTAGTTAGAGCTAACGTCGAATAGCAGAACCCCTGTATTAACTAGGTAGCCACGCTAGTTCACTGTATTTTCCTTCAGTCTCCGTATCTATAGCAAAGTAGCACATTGGAAGGCTTCTTGGTTACGATTAATTTAGCCTATGTTAgctagtttattattattatagatcGTGAAGGCACTGATAAATACTTTGCTTAATGATACTTGTATCAGCAGTGATCCATTTTGGATTCTAACCTGAGTTTCGCTTTGCTAATCGCTTATCCGATGTGGTCTATTGTAACATTGTACATCTCTTGTCCCacgttgttttattttagcctCTTAATTATTACAATCTTAAAACGGCACTAGCAGATGGGTGTTCCGTTTTTCTGCCAACTGTCTGTAGAACAGCCGCCCTTATGGCGGCTAACGGTAGATCTGATCCACAGTAATCTGACGTCAATCACTCTTCACACTCGTCTACAACTTGCCATTTGTTAATTGCATTGGTGCACATATATGCTCAAACCTGGCGTTCATTTAGGCTCTGAAAATTCAGTTAGAAACAGTGCTTACCCAACTTTAGCTAGTACTGCCGTATGTGTGTTGATTGGTGCACATAAAAACGCTTACCTTGTCTTATGCACTATCCGTTTTGATTTGGCAGATGTTGATGCCCAAGAAGAACCGCATTGCCATCTACGAGCTCCTCTTCAAGGAAGGGGTAATGGTGGCTAAGAAGGACGTGCATCTGGCCAAGCATCCAGAACTGGCAGAAAAGAATGTGCCTAACCTGCACGTCATGAAAGCTATGCAGGTAAGAGAGCCTAGCCAGCTGGTGACGACGCGTTGCCTTTATATTTGTAAAAACTGCGGTTTTGGGGATTAACCATGCGATGTTCGCAGTTGGTACTTTTTAACAGCAAGCAAGCGAAACGAAATATCACTTACCCAAATTTTCGGCATTGCAAACCTCGCTTATATATATTTcccttatttaaaatatttaaatttcaagtttttaatGCTATTTACATGCGTGTCTATATATATGAACAGACTGTAGACAAAAATTATTTCCTCTTAAAGTGCCCTTATGATGCTGGTCCACTAATACTCACTTAACAAATAATCACTTACCGTATTAATTACAAGAGTTAATCAACGGCCAGTGACTGATGAGCTGTTGCAGCGAACAGTCACAAGATTTACTTGACAATTTACTAAGCTTGCTTTTTACAGTCATACAGAGTCATATTTGGcaagtttatttttgtctttatgtcTGGCTTACActgattacttttattttgaacaaatcACTTTTACTGTAGATCAAATAATggtctgctttattttttttaaggaaagcaAACACTCTGCCCTtcctttgtatttttaaaaggacagGATGAAAGCAGTGAGGGTtctagagatgggatcacagtacagaaagaaCCATGACAGTGAAACAATCCCCCAGCTGTAAGGAGGGATTAGTATATGGGTTGAGTGAATAACTATCTGTCCCAACAAATTTGTATATAGTTAATATTCTAAAAACCTTATTTCTCTTGATCTAATGATTTCCAACATTTTTTGATATATGATACcagatcattattttttatgaaaatagtGACAGATAATGGCTTACTCTCCACCCATACACAAATCCCCTTTGCTGCTGGGCATTAAGTATTTACTATTCACAAGTAGTTATTGTTTGTAGTAGATTCAATTACAAAACCTTCAACAATTTTCAACACTCTTAACACGATTCTTAATCTAATGCTtcataataatttcattttttgatggTGGTATGACTTTCCAGCTGACTGTGACCTGTGGGATTTTCATCAGACCATCCATGGTTCTATGGGGTGCTTTTACTTTAGTTCCTAAGAGCTCACTAGGTGCCCTCAGGCCATCTTGTCtgtcctgtgattggctctAGCTCTCTGTAGTATTGTGTGGCCTGTAGAGTGTAAAAAGGTCAGCAGTTCACAGACACTTCATCTGCAGAGCTTCTGGCTCTCCGgtgtggaacagtggtgaaccgAGAGGCTCTTTTTCATGATTCAAAATTGTGGAGAAATCATTTTCACATGCTGCTCCATGGCACGTTTTTATGGCATGTACCTCCAGGGAAACCTCCTTCTCCTGGTGAGCTGCCAGGTGAGGAGATGATTGAGGACAAAGGCGGTCCATCTGGCACATTTACTGTGGCACGTATAGATTTTTGATTTATACCTGTGGTACAATGAACAAGTGTGTAACTGATTCTCCCTAGTTATTACTGGTTGTCATTGGTGCCTGTAAACCTCCTTTGCAGCTTCTAAACTGGTTGAACAGCGCGGTAGCTTTGAGGACCAGGTGTGTCTGACTCCATGTCTTTTCCAATCCGCCAGACTCTGAAGTCTTGCGGGTACGTCAAGGAGCAGTTCGCCTGGCGCCACTTCTACTGGTACCTCACCAACGAGGGCATCCAGTACCTGAGGGACTTCCTGCACCTGCCGCCCGAAATCGTGCCCGCCACCCTGCGCCGCCAAACTCGTCCAGAGACCGCGCGACCCAGACCCAAAGGTACGCACTCCCGAATCCCCGGCAttcctgccgccccccccccatgtggcAGACTCAAGGCCACCCGTTTATACCAACCTTGTCTTAAGTGATGTCGTATTCTCAGGGTTTGGAACAGTTCTGACTGTCTATTCTTATGAGAGGCTGGTTTAGTCACAAGTACTACTTCATGTTAACTCTGAGATGAATGGATTTTGTGTGCTAACACTAGCATATGAAGTGTTGTGCCTGCGTGTGCTCAGAGTGGAACTGGACCGCTTCCCCTTCTGTTGCAGGCATGGAGGGAGACAGGCCGGCTCGCATGCCCCGTGGAGAAACGGACAGAGACTCCTACAGGCGCTCGGCAGCGCCAGGTTAGTACACGCAATACCACCGACCCGCCACCAGGGGTTGCTGACTCGCGTGGTAGTCTTAAACGTGAAGCACGCGTGAAGGTCACTCAGACCATAGACATATGTCTATGGCTCAGACTGCTTTCGCACTGATGTCAGTCACAAGTCCTGTCACCAGATGCCTCTTGGGCCACATCATTGTGGCCTGGTTACGGAGGGGCCTTCAGCTGGGCACAGGGCGGTCCTCAGTGCTGTCCATCGCTTTCCCCTTTCAGGCGGTGGTGACAAGAAGGCCGAGGCGGGCGCCGGGGCGGCCACAGAATTCCAGTTTGTGAGTAACGCTACACTGTCCTTTCATCTCTTACAGCGCGTTTAAATCTGTCCGCACTGCGTTTGTCGTAGCGCCCGTGCGCTGTAAAGTCCAAACCGGGAGTAACGTTTTGGACCCATGTGGCGTGTTTCGAGCGTTTCTGGGGGTGAAGAATCCCTGCCCTTTATcgagccttaaaaaaaaaaaacccagtcatCAATATCCAGCTGCCACTGGCGAACTTTCCTTCTGGTTTCCATCCTCTTTGGGGTGGCGGTAGATGGGGCTTCCATTACGTCGAATTAAAAACATGGAAAtagtagcatttacattgtatcttTTATTAAATTGGTAAAATCCTCAAAACCAATCTTAGTAACCATTAATATACAGCGAAAACTTACTGGCTATGAAATCAAACTGTATAAAACTGGAATGTGGAATATTGCAGCTGCACTGATGACCCTGTACAGACAGAAATAACAGCAGccccttcctgcttcctgcttttTAATAACGGAGCTATCGTTTGTGCGGTCTGTGTGCCGTTAGCCTGAGGGGCCTGTGCTTTGTGTTCCAGAGAGGGGGCTTCGGACGCGGCCGGGGACAGCAGCCTCAGTAAATCAGTCTCATCGCAGAGGCAGCGCTCTCGACCTGCGCAGACATGTTTTTGTACATTAAAGTCCCATCAACCACACCCTGCCTTGTTATGGTGGATTTCTTTTCTACATGTGGCTCCCAGATTGGCAGGCACATTACTGCAATTACTTGTGTTAATTTCAGTCTGCAGTACAGATTTAATCACACATTgttaattcattaaaacattattttacttgGTTTCATAATTGAATAATTTGATTTCATGCCAGATGCCATCAgtcattttttgtattgtaagGAAAATAAAGTGGTTCTATTAGCTTGAAAAGTGGCCTGTCAGCTTAGGCGGATTTGGGCACATACTGCATTATTCAGATGGCCTTAATCTTCGTATGTTACTGTCAAGAGGTTCATCCATTTTTCCACAGTGCTTTGTCCAGTCAGATCacattatacatacagtatgtctgGGGTAGAGGCTGGTTACAGAAGATACTGAAGTAAGGTAGCAAACCTGGATTGCTTTGTAAGCATTCTGCTTCGCAAATGAATATGTGAAAAGCATTCATTGTGAATATACAATGCAAACaatataattcaaaataaagcCGTTCATTTCATGTACTGCCATTTTGGATGTTAGCCATTTGTAGAAATTAAAAGATGTGTTCAAAAcattgaaatgttattttccttAACTGACAACTGTTCTGCTTGGGCAATTGCAATTATCAACCTGGCAAGGCAACAGGGAGTAGAAGTGAAAAGCccgctatttaaaaaaaaattttttttataaagctgCATAGTCCAGCCATTATATGCACCCCATAAAGAAAGTATTCAAGAAATTTTTATTCCAAATAtatatgaatgcaaataatttgTCCCTTACAATGCAATATCCATGTGATGCCCAGTCAGCCTTTTTGTGAAGTGGCATATGACTAAGTGACCTGACCTTAAAAATAATGAGTGCTTCCAGTAATGGAATAATCTGTGGGCAGCAATGTCAGCTACCAAATCCATATCCATTTTGCTTTTGACTGCTACTTGCTGCAGTGACATTTAAGTCACATTCTCCAGATCCATTAGTGTTAATTCATTGCTGCCTAGCTTTAGACAGACCTTAGTACTTTTAAAGCTAGTATTGCCATTCCATATCCTGAGGTCACGGTAAGTTAAATTCTTCAGTAAAGTCAGTAAAAGTTTGTAAGGTCTGAATCATACTTAATAGAATGTGTATTCAATAAAAGTGTCAACAGTCAATAGTGTGACAATCATGCTAACAGCACAGGAAGATGTCAGTAATTAAATTCATTGAATATCTCTGCTCGCATAAGAGGGGAATATTATCTGGAAATTAAAAGGCTGTTTGATATGATCCCTAGAGTAGATGCACATATCAGCTTGCACTTTGGGCAGCTTGAATTTGGCAGAGGAGGATGCAAGACAGCACCAGCTATTAAAGTGCATAAAATGTAAGTAGCCATCTATAGGCTGCATGTAATTGGAGGAGTTcctatttaacatttaaataaggACAGCTTGTCTGCTTGACAGGAGAAATGACAAGATCCAAATGTCTTACAATGCATAATCTGGTAATTGGACACAAGGTGGAACGCAATTCGTACCTAATGAATGGTatacttaaatacattttattccaaTGTATAATTTGGTTAAAAACCTCGAACCTcccattttcatcatttttggtTAGCACAAAAATCCTGTGTGGTATTCACAGTTTTATAATTGAAAAAGTGAGCTGGTTGAAAATCCCACATGATCAAACCATAATACTATGTTTTCAAATGGCAGATAAAAGCAGTTCTGAGAATGTCATTTTCTGGAGTTTAGAAGGTATAAAGGGTTTTTTCACAACACTGACCATGTACAAAACTGAAGggcattttcactttttatctCTAATATTTGCTCTGTAAATGAGTGCTTCATTTCAACCAAGTTTCAAACgtgtcattcattttctgttaatGGAAATGTCCAAGTCCTAATTCAAGAGAAGATTTATACACAAATGGCCTGAATCAGTAAATAAGACAGCAGGACTCTTGTGAAATACTGGTGTGTTTATTCGTTGGCACATTATATTACAATCTTCTTCTCGTACTTGTTTATTCCATAATtccaaaatggaaacaaaaaatatatatattccagtGATATGTTCTCCTTCTCCACACTCAAATTCACAGTTACCTTGAACTGGTAGGGGTATCCAAACTCAAGGCCAAGGgccaattttaaaatgctttaggGAATTTGATTTAACCGATACTTAGATCAGACCTTTCTTTAGAAAGGTCGAGATATAACACTGAAAGACAGCCAAATGTCTTTACTACAGCATGCCATTTTCCATAAAAACAAGCATTTCCATCATTACCTCATTATGAATCCCTCCCTAGTTCAGCCAAACTCAATCCTACCTTTGTCTGCTTAAATCAGTAAGAAACAAAGAAACTCTAGAGATCAAAATTTACAAAGCCGAACAATTGTGTAAGAATGGCATTAATATGAGAAGGTGGTTTAAAGCACTATCATACAAAGTTAATACATTCATGCTGACAAGTTCCACAAAGAGGAAAATGGAAGAAGCTGATCCCGGCTTAGTCAGTCTTGCAGGGGCGACATCTGACCACTAGGTGGTGCCACGGTTGGCATCACTCTCACCTGCAAGCAGctaaaaaattctgttttgccAAAAATGGTTCAGGCAGAACTCcttgtgtgcattttaaaacgAGCCCTTGCATCCCAATTTCAGACCCCTTATTGAAACCAAAGTAAATAAGGACTCAaaacagggaagggggggaggggatttttaaaagattaatttGCTGTACCCTGGCTAAGgcttcagagaaagagagcatctGACCATCACAGAGCAGCGCTGACTCCTTACACAGGACTGTATAGCCCCACCACACAGTGAACCCGTACAGCACGAAAGGGAGAGTTTGTAAGCAAACGCGGCTGTTATTTCAAATTCCTTTCAGTCCTTACAGCAACGCCGATCCACCGTTACTATTCTCTTCCCTTTTAATGCACCCAAACCATCAACCAGCTGCAGATTCATAAGCATTGCAGGCCTGCGTGTCAGAAATGTACGTATCGGAGAGAACGCCGAAAGGGGACCAGAGCGTGATATTTCTCAATACCAGATTGTCTCCTTACAGCTAAGAAACTACGAAACGAAGACCTTTCCATTGTAAACGAACGAAATGTAATCGGATTACGACGCCTTCACATTCAGAGGTTTTATTAGTATGGAGAACATTTTAGATAATATAACAGGCTTAAAGGTTTTGAGTTAATAACCTTTTAGTCATATTTACAATGAATAACTGACCAATGGTAAAGgtaaaaatacaagtaaattagaaattaatttaatatcttCAAACAGCAGAGGCTggctaaaaataacattttaaagggATGTGTGCACTGCACTACCACCTGGCAACTTCGTTTTTACTGTAAGAGGCCTTATTGTCACGTTACTATTTGCCACCGCCGTGGAATATACTTGCGCTTATCAGACAGGTTGAGACTTTGAACGGCATGTCTTGCTCTTAACCAACAACAGAGTTGTAAAATGAAATAGGGTTCAAAGAGCAGCCAGTATAATATGCCACTGTCGCTGAAAATGTCGACTGACATGACAAAATGGAGGCCAGTCCacccaaacaaacaggaaccTAGGCTATATCGATGGTCAGCAGCAACTTCCGACAAACAAATTGGCATTGGAGTTAACCCACATACTGGCACCACTGCTGTCACTAGACCAGATGTGACTGTACAAGAGCTAAGGTATCCCCATTACATTCAACCTCAAATGGATTCAAGTAAAAGTATAAACGTACTTAGGCAAGAGACATCCGCAAAACCCCCCTGGTAAAGGGATGCTGCAGATTTGACaatccatttttttctcagagTAAGTTCCAATACTAATTTTAAAGGAGGAGGTTAGAGAGTCAAACTTCAACTCTTCACAACAGGAATATGGCGCTACATTTTGTAACTGCAAGTGCCTTCCTCAAATCAGTTTTGGCCTAGTTTAATATGTGccttggataagagcgtctgctaaatgcctgtaatgtaatgtaatgccttgcaaaaaaaaaaaaaaccttaaataaCATGGGCTCTATAAACGAACGGCAAGGGTCACGATGACTCTCATTGGAAGCCAAAACAGGACAGATCAAGGCTGCGAAACAGTCAGGGTTGTGAACTTCTGAACTGCACCACGCAAACTGGCTCTGGGGTACAGGCGTGCAGGTCACCGCTGCTGTGTCAGTTATGCAACTCGCCTAATCTAGAATGGGCTGTGCTCTGCTCCTGTACTCTTATCAGGAGTCCGAAGGTTAACGGAAGGGAGCAGTTGCAGATGTACGCTGGGTCTGCTGGACACTACTTCGTTTTTGTTTGCCTGACAATGTGTGCAGAGTTCTCCCAATTAATCTCGCCAACCTGAAAATCAacgtcaaagaaaaaaaaaaaaaaaagtggtgctGTTTACGGTGTGACAACATTGCAGAAAAACACGTGGGTGCGCCTCGGAGgcttctggggttttttttttttttggcaaagcgAGAATGGTGTCGCTCGGACAGGAAATGCACTCGGCCACCTCGGTCGCCCGTGTCACCAGGTTTCAGTCTGAAAGgcctattctctctctctgtcccgaCCTGTCGCGGTGATGGACAGCCAGTGTGTGCTTGGCACGGAGTGGGGGGAACAACTCAAGCCGTTCTGTTGATAGAAAACCAGGCAggacgggggacggggacgggggggggcttGGGTTTGTGGCGTCCGTACTGAAGGAGAGGAGGATTTTGGGTCACTACTGGGGAAAACCTGCTTTGCTTTCAGAAATGCTGGGAGAACCTTTGGGTTTGTCTGCGGACTCAGATGGCAGAGTGGCAGAAAAGCACAGAAGCTCATGCGGGTTTGGGGTAATGCAGCCAggacagggggcggagggcagAGCAGTATGGCGGA from Anguilla rostrata isolate EN2019 chromosome 11, ASM1855537v3, whole genome shotgun sequence carries:
- the LOC135234353 gene encoding small ribosomal subunit protein eS10-like, encoding MLMPKKNRIAIYELLFKEGVMVAKKDVHLAKHPELAEKNVPNLHVMKAMQTLKSCGYVKEQFAWRHFYWYLTNEGIQYLRDFLHLPPEIVPATLRRQTRPETARPRPKGMEGDRPARMPRGETDRDSYRRSAAPGGGDKKAEAGAGAATEFQFRGGFGRGRGQQPQ